In the genome of Nycticebus coucang isolate mNycCou1 chromosome 12, mNycCou1.pri, whole genome shotgun sequence, the window CAAAGCTGAAGCTGGTAATTTTCAATCACAGCCACATTGTTTATTGCATATACTggccattttctttatttaaataattttttttagagacagggtcttgctctatcaccctgCAGGCTGCAGGGCAGTGGCACAAtcttagttcactgcagcctcgaactcctgggctcaagagattctcccacctcagcctcccaagtagccataataaccattatgcctggctaatttcttaattttttgtagagaaagaggtCTCACTATGcttcccaggctgatctcaaactcctagcttcaagcaatcttcttgccttgacctcccaaagtggtagactataggcatgagccactatgcctagccccATTTTAATTTCTTGTTGACACAACCTACTAGTATAAGATTGTACTTCCTAGAATACTAGATTGTTAGTGCCAACAGATCTAGAACCCTGTTTGTATTCCTCACAAATGATAGTACATGGTACTAGTAAACACTCCCTAAATGTTTTTTGGATAAATGAATTAATCCTTCAGCTGTCATCAATATTGCCATCATCACGAGCTATTCTTTTATACcaggaatatacttactatgaGAATAGCTAATAGTATAGCTCTGGAATCAGGCTGCCAGAATTCAAATCCTGGAGCACCTTCTGCTAGCTGTGCAACCTCTCCAGTTCCTTACTTTAATGTAGTAATATGaggtaattatataatttattttataaggttTTTGCAAggtaaatgagataatataagtCAATTTGTACTTAGAACAATACCTAGTgagttctcaataaatgttagctattattattaagtattcttttttaaatttccctattaTCAAAATGTCACTTTGTTTAAACACTAAGAAAAGTACTgtgcttaaaatacattttgagaGTGGAGTTTCAATAACTCAGTGAGGGCAAAAGCAAATATCTATGTGTCAATGAGAGAACCTAGAAAAAGAAGATTTAGTCTAAAAGAAagattttagggcggcgcctgtggctcagtcagtagggcaccggccccatataccgagggtggcgggttcaaacccggccccggccaaactgcaaccaaaaaaaaaaaaaaatagccgggcgttgtggcgggcgcctgtagtcccagctacttgggaggctgaggcaagagaatcgcttgggcccaggagttggaggttgctgtgagctgtctgaggccacggcactctaccgagggccataaagtgagactctgtctctacaaaaaaaaaaaaaaaaagaaagattttagatGCCTCCCATCCCCCCAAACTCTATCTACACTAAAAGCTTCTTCCAGGCTtgacacctatagctcagcagctagagcgccagccatatacattggagctggtgggttcgaatcagcctgggcctgccaaacaacaatgacaactacaaccaaaaaatagccaggtgctgtggtgggtgcctgtagtcccagctacttaggaggcccaggcaagaaaatcacttaagcccaagagttagaggttgctgtgagctgtgacgcaacggcactctaccagggtgacatagaaagattctgtctcaaaaaaaagcttcTTCCAATTACAATTATTTTGGTAGATTTGGCAACCACATCCCCACAAATGCTGCAATAAGCCAACCTCTGGCTTTTTCTGTGCGTAAGGGAGGCAAATGCCTTGGCTGTGACCTATGGTTAAAACTCAGAGGCCAATCATGTTACAGGCCTGGCTGTACTCCTACCCTTGGGGTTACATCCGAAATATAAAATGGGATTAAACATCATTTTCTGCAAATGTAGTTTCCTATAGATACTCTTTATCTGTGCAGGCAAGACTACACTAAAAGGTCTTATCTCTACCACACACTGCTAACACCAGCCAGGTGGCCTACCCCTAATGTGCACTCCTGGCCCCTCCATGGGTCCCACTTCATCAGGATAATTTCTCCCCTCCTAACAACTCCCCAGTTGCTAGGAGATTGTTTCCAGATCTTAGGGCTTATTCTTtgtccttgtcttattccagacCACAGCAGGGTTTACTTTCCCTGTCATGAGTTTGCCAGGAGCAGAAAGTAACATCCCAACCTCCTGTCAACTCAACAAGAGATTTATTACAATTAACTAAAAGGACACTTGTTACTACAGGAACACCATATGCTTCAGCAAAGCTACCATACCAGCTTGTGGCTGGCCTTTGCAAACAGTCAGGGTCTTGccaacatagtttttttttttttcctggcttgtACAGTCATTAATAGAGCTACGTCCAGTGCAGACCCAGGAGTGTTTCCAAGGTATAGACTCAGAGACTGGCACTTAGCTAGTGAGGTCATCTACAGGGCAGTAGCTCCAAACTGACTACAATAATCACAACGGGCTTTTTGATTGCATTGATGGCCCCCCTCTTACACAATAGccaccctccttttcttcctaacCAGAATCCTAGGTTTACTGGGGGCGGCACTAATCTCAGCTAAAAATTCTGCATTTCCCAGCCTGTCTTGCATGGTCAAGAGCAGGGACTCACAAGGTGAAGTCCCTGCAGATTTCTGAGGAAGTTTTTGCCTTCTTCCTTGTTCACTTCTCTCTAGTGTTTGGGTTTTGTGAAGGTTAATTTGAGTCCATGTTTATTTTCAATACTTCCCAGGTATTAATTATATTCAAAGATTCTGAGACTTCTGAAAGTCTGATTTCTAGTTAATAAGGGAATTCCTGCGAATGCAccaattacttctttttttgcagttttggctggggctgggtttgaacccgccacctccagcatatggggctggcaccctactcctttgagccacaagcgctgcccatgcaccaattactttttaaaaattgattcatATAGTTCGATGCTGAATACTGTAAGTGAAAATGATTAAACATTTGTGCTTTTTCAAAGTTAGTAATTCAAACACAGGAAAATATGGAACTAGAGAATTAGTAAAAGAAAGATCAAAAAGTTTgatctttaaatttatttcaataaaggGAAAGGACTACTTTTGTTACAGTAGggaaaaaatgaactcaaaagtTGCTACATTTAACTGTATCCCCATTTATCTCTGCAAAATGTCTTTATCTCAATGTCTCAATTCCCTTTGCTTCCTTTTCACACCAATGTGTTGAATGAGAAATATATCAACATATCAAGTTGACTGATTGTTTGACATATCTGACTTGGGGGGCTACTACACCACAGCTCTGACATTTACGCTATCAGAGGGACATGTGACCAAAGGCAAGTACATCAAAATGGTTAGGATCCAAATGTTTGCTGAGGATTACTTGTTTTAATGGAGTAGAATATAGTTTTATTAAATCCTTGAAATGAATAATCAATGAATCTCCCTTTTATGAAACAAAACAATCCAAATGATTGTAAACCCAAGAAATAACAGAGAAGCACTCAAACATTTTgtacaatgtatttatttttgtacaatGGTATTTTTGTGAAGTACACTTATAATCTAAATACCTCCTCACTTTTTTCCTTTACAACATACCATTTCAACCTGTTAGTTTATGGAATGAAGGCCTTAGGGAAAAGCTTTATTCACATTCccataaaagaaatacatttttgtctCTAGGATCAATCCAACTGGATTAGACAAAATCCTCATAGAGACTCCAGTCTTTGTAACAGACACATAAGACAATCCTTCATTATCAACAAATCCCTATTAACACTGCTAAAAAAGTTAAATTACTCAAATGCATTTTTCGAGATTTTATTACATGCAAAGTATTGTTCCAAAGTACATACTCTTCCTTAGATGTAAAGTGGGCCACTGAAGTGACAACTTCAGAAGTTTGGACTTTGATTTACTCAGGATACAGGAAAAGTTTGTTGCTGCTTCTAAAAGTTCCCATTGTATTTTGAGGGAATAGCTCAGGCattggaaaaatataatttaaacttAAGCATTAATAAACATGGAATTAGGGAATAGTTGTACCTTTATGACATAACACAATGGCTATGTGAAGTACATTCTGGTGATCTAAAATGCTAGTGTCCATGCAAGGCAGTGTAGGAAGTGACACCAGATTAAAAAGATACCAATATCAATTTCAAAAGAAACCAAGATACACAGTAATTGCAATTtacaatacaaaatacaaaaaacaccAATTCctaccttccccacccccagtgcTAAAATTATAATTCCTCAGACACACTGCCATCATTGGGAAACATGGAGACAGACTGGGTAGAggtataacatttattttttatttttaatgttgtcttttttattaataataaatcatagctgtgtacattaatacgatcatggggcaccatacattggaggtataacatttaaaataactaaataaaacacCAAATTTTTTATGTGTGGTCCCAAAGACTAATCCACTTATTTTTCAACATTACAGTTATTAAGAATAGAAATTGAAGAAATCATAAGTATTTTCTTGGACAtggctgacatttttttttacagactCCAAAGTGAAAATATACTACAATATCACCATAAGACAAGCTATTTTGTTCATCTTCCGTAAGACCTAACTTGATGAGACATCAGACTTCCAAGGTCTAAGTGCTTCCTTCATATgcctctaacttttttttttacttttcctgaaCTAAATAGGTTCTCTTTCCAGGTCAAATGTTATCTTCTGGCAAAGTACCTTCAGGATAAATATGCTTTATCATTTATATATCCCACATTTTGAGTCTCCATTACAAGCTTAAACTCAGCTCCTGGTCTCTCTCTTTAGAACTCTCCATACTTACTTAAAAGGGTCCCTTGAAACTCTAGAACAAAATAAATCTCCCCTAAAGAAGAGAAACTTATTCAAGAAAAGCAATGCTCTTTCCAGTTCATGCCCTGCCTTAGAAAGTCAAACTCATTCTCTTCTCTTGAAAAGAACATCAGTAGTCTCCCATTCAGAAACTTGCTATTCTTTCTATTTCTCAATGTGATAATTAAATAATACTAAATGCAAAGAACAAATAGTAATTAAATTAcaaacttaaaataaattaaaaaatacatggacTGGCAGTTTCAGAGAAGGTAATAGATAAAGGTCAGTTTTCAGTAAGTTCACATTCCTTTCTGTACCAGTTTCTACAATGAGTGGGCAACATTGCCCTCTACAGGGTTTATTATGTTATGTCCTTTAGTTCATTTAGAGAGAGATCAGCCCCAGGGTGAattctctcctgctccctctcacacacacacaatctctctctctctctcacacacacacacacacacacaccttctttGGCTTCTGGGACACAGCCTGTCCTTGACCTTCTGTGAATGATTCAGAAGATTCTGGATCCCCTAGAGAGGAGTGATATTTCATGAAGGCTCATTGAGGAGATCAAAACTTAACATTTgttgcagtgattttcaaacctTACTGCTCATCACAATCACCCAGGGAACTTGTTTAAACACACATTGCTGGGCCCAACATCCAGAGTTTCTGCTTCCTTAAATCCTAGGTTGAGTCCAAGAATTTACCCTTCTAACAAGTTACTGTGTGATGCCAGTGTGACCATCCAGGGACCAGATTTTGTGAGCCAGACGCTGCTAGGCGCTTTGTCTCACTTAATACCACAAGGCAGGGTGAGGTATTTTATCATCTCTGTTCTACAGAAAGTCAGAGGGATTTAGGTGGCCTAGCTCACACAGTAATGACAAAGTCTATTATAAACCCAGAACTGTCTAACTCAAAACCAGTTGCTCTCTTCTCTACACAAGGATGTCAGTAAAGGAAGTTGTTAGTTGCCTCCTATTTCTTGGCCTCAGCTTCTTCatggggggatgggagggagggcaggactTGGGTGACTGTTCAGTTGGCTTCCCCTCCTTTGAGGCCTGGATAAGAAGTCACCAGCTAGAGGCTCACTCCATACCCAGGCTGGACCTGTGAATGAGTGAGCTATAAGGACAGGGAAGAAGAGGGCATGGCAGCCCCAGGGCCTCCTCTGGGTCCTGAACCCTCCTACAGAGTTCAAAGGACATCTGATTTGCTCCAGATTCTGGAGTTCTTTGAATCAGAAACTCAAGAAGACAGATTTTTAAAGCAGCTGTCTCCTCTCGCCAGCATTTCGAAGACTTCAAAGCCTAGTGGTTCTTGGAGAGTAGCCAACGGGTGGCaccctctccagcctcagccGGACACTGgaataacttttaaaacaggAGTGCCTGCCCAGCTGTGTGAAAACAGAAAGGTTTTGATAAAGGAAAAAGTTTTCGGGTCACACACTCCACTAAGATGACACAAGTGAAAAGTCCGGGGCACTCAAGCCCAGGCAGAATGTCACAGTGATGGGAGAAGGGCTGTGGGAACCCACCCTCTTCAAGAACAGTTTTTCTTATCGTTTGCATTCAGCTCCTAACTGGACTTAGTGTTTTCCTGAGGACCCTACAAATCTGGAGCATCCCACGGGGATGGTTTCCAGCCTCGGTCCTTGGGGGAAAAGGATGTTCTCAGAAAAACAGCCCCGCAGGCTGGGCAGCAGAGATCTTGAGGTCGTGGCCGCGGCCGGACTTGGTGCAGAGCTGGACCCGGGACTCCAGCTGCTCGCTGAGTTCGTCCAGAGCCCCAGTGCAGGACTCCAGGCTCTCGGCCAGTTTCTGAATCTTGGCCTTCAGCACTGCCTGGCTAACCTTGGTGGCCCCCTCGGCCCGCCTGGGTATGAGGAAGCCACGTGAGCCGAAGAAGATGATGAAGTAGACGGAGTTGTACAGGGCGATGGAGGCGTTCCTGCCGCACTGCAGCAGCCGGCGGTCCCCGCAGCCCTGCCCGCGGCAGAAGAACTCGAGGCAGCGCAGCATCTCGCGCATCTGGTCCTGGCAGGTGGCCGCGATCTCCTGCACCCTCCGCAGCTCCCGGGAGTTGTAAAAGATCAGGGAGAGGTCGGACATGATGGTGACAGCCCCGCCGGCCGTGGCCACCCCCAGCCCCACGGCTGACGCCAACAGCGAGGCCCCCAGGGTGACCGGGCTGAGCGACAGCCCCACGATGGCAGCCACCGCGCCCGCGGCGCTGAGCGAGCTGCCCGCCACGTTGGCTGCCAGGGAGCGCCGGCGGAGGCGCTCCAGGCGCCGGGCCACCTCGCGCAGGCGCAGCACCTGGCCCTGCAGCCGGCCGCGCCGGTCCAGCAGCAGCCCCTGGAAGCGCCGCAGCGCCTCGACGCCCAGCGGCTCGGAGGCCGCCGGTCTCTCCATGCCCTGCGGGGACACAGACGCGCAGTTAGCCCCGAGTCTTCGTACCTGTCGCCGCTACCGCTCGCGCTTCCCATGTGCAAGCTGGAGCGCACAAGAGCTAAAAGGAGCTGTCACGCCAGGGGAAACGAGTCCATTCCCAGTGGGTCATGTATCAAGTTCACAAAGACCGGTTCTGGAATCTGGGACGAGTCCCTTAAGTTCCGAGCACCTTTCATCTGCATGTGGAAATAGGAATAATGCTATATTCTGCTTCTCTCCCAGGGAACGCTAACAATGGGCATCATCGGTtaaataagcttttatttttaagagatgagggtctcgctatgttgcccaggctggtcttgaattcctgaactcaagtcttcccaccttggccactGAAGTAGCTGCGATTGCAGGCGTGTGCCACTGCGCCTAGCTATGATGTTAAGTAAAATTTTAACGGGGCTGGGGAGCATTAGAAGGCTTCTCTAATACTGAGCGAGGCCTTTGCTCTATTTGAAAGATAACACTTTCCAAGTGGTAGGTTGTACAGTTTACAACGACTTTTCGTTATATGAAGACTTGGATCCTAGGAGTTTTGCAACacatttcctctctctccatttctctgatAAGTGAAAAAAACAAGTCACCAAAACCTCAAAAGTCTTATACTTGTCTCTCAAATATAAGAAACTAATCTCTCTAAGTGAGATGCTTGCCTGAAGCAACTCTTCTGCTGGTGATTCTTCCAGATTCTTACGTTAGACTCAAACCTAAGATGACCTTTGCACTATTCATTCTAACTAGGACTATTTATTCTAACTAGGGCTCTTCTGGTCCTCAGAAATCACAATTTTTGGTGTTGGtttacaattaaattaaattaatattgcTATATCTCTTTGTTATgaaatcttcctttaaaaaattagtaacagttgaataaaataaaatggccagAATTCTTGTTCTATACTTCACTGAGGGCTACCTTGTACCAAAGTGAATTGAAACCAGTCAAAGCTGACTAACAAAGAGACAACTTTATACCTTGGAGTTAAAAGTACCCTTCCTAGTTGCCAAAGATTCCCACTCTCCTATCTACTGCACTTATCATTATTAGGAATGTCTTAAAGTGGCAAATAAGTCACAGAAATAGAGCATTTCAAAACTGTAAGATAAGGCAGAAA includes:
- the APOLD1 gene encoding apolipoprotein L domain-containing protein 1 isoform X2 is translated as MERPAASEPLGVEALRRFQGLLLDRRGRLQGQVLRLREVARRLERLRRRSLAANVAGSSLSAAGAVAAIVGLSLSPVTLGASLLASAVGLGVATAGGAVTIMSDLSLIFYNSRELRRVQEIAATCQDQMREMLRCLEFFCRGQGCGDRRLLQCGRNASIALYNSVYFIIFFGSRGFLIPRRAEGATKVSQAVLKAKIQKLAESLESCTGALDELSEQLESRVQLCTKSGRGHDLKISAAQPAGLFF
- the APOLD1 gene encoding apolipoprotein L domain-containing protein 1 isoform X1 yields the protein MGMERPAASEPLGVEALRRFQGLLLDRRGRLQGQVLRLREVARRLERLRRRSLAANVAGSSLSAAGAVAAIVGLSLSPVTLGASLLASAVGLGVATAGGAVTIMSDLSLIFYNSRELRRVQEIAATCQDQMREMLRCLEFFCRGQGCGDRRLLQCGRNASIALYNSVYFIIFFGSRGFLIPRRAEGATKVSQAVLKAKIQKLAESLESCTGALDELSEQLESRVQLCTKSGRGHDLKISAAQPAGLFF